The window TGCTCGGCATCGCCCGGGTGCCGACGCTCGGCCTCGCGATGCGTGCGGCGGTCGGAATCGTGCTGGTGCTGGCCGGCCTGCGCCTGCTCGACCAGCGTGGTCGCCTGCCGCGCTTCGCCGGTGGTCCCGGCGCGCGCCTGTGGTCGTGCCTGCGGCCGCTGCAGCGGCGCCTGCTGCCCGCCGACACCGCCGGCAAGCGGGTGCTGGCGGGCATGCTCTGGGGCTGGATGCCGTGCGGGCTCAGCACCACGTTGCTGGCCGCGGCATGGCTGCAGGCCAGCGCCACGCACGGTGCGTTGACCATGGCCGCGTTCGGGCTGGGCACGCTGCCGGTGATGGTGCCGTTGACCTGGGCCGGCGCGCGCTTCGGCCAGCGCCTGCAACGCGGGCCGTGGCGCACCGGCGCCGGCCTGCTGGTGATCGCGTCGGGCCTGCTGACGATCGCCGCGCCGTGGCTGATGCAGTTGCCGGTGATGCATGGGGTGCTGGAGGCGCTTGGCTGTCGCAGCCTGTCGACATGACACGGCTTAAACTCCGGGGCAACGCCACGGAGATTTCCCATCGCCATGACCGCCCTGCATGCCATGCCCGGCCGCGCCGGCGTTGACGTCGTCGCCTGCAGGCGCGTTGCCGCATGAGTGGCTGGCGTCGCCTGCTCGGCCGCGAAGCGCCGACCACGGAATCCGCCTCGGGCGGACCCGCGCTTGCGGAACTGCAGAAAGAGCTGGCGATCGCGCATGCGATCGACGCGGAACGCCGGCGCATCTACGACGACCTGCACGACGACATCGGCAGCCGCCTGCTGACCTTGCTGCACCGCGTGCACGAGCCCGCGCAGCAGCAACTGGTCCGCGAGATCCTGCAGGACCTGCGCGCGATCCTGGCCCGCGACCGCGGCATCGAGGGCACCCTGCTGGAAGTGCTGGCGCAGCTGCGCGAGGAAACCGAACAGCGCCTGCTCAGTCGCGACATCGAACTCGACTGGCGGCAGGCCGACGACCTGCCGGATCCGCCGCTGCATCGCGCGCAGGGCATGCACCTGTTCCGCATCGGCCGCGAATCGGTCACCAACGCGATGCGCCACGCACCGGTCGCGCGCATGCGCGTGGTGGTGGGCCGGGTCGGCAACGACCTGTTCTTCGAGGTCACCGACGACGGCCATTTCGACCCCGCCCGCATCGGCGAAGGCCGTGGCACCCGCAGCATGCAATCCCGCGCCGGCGAACTGCAGGGCAATATCAGCTGGCAGGCCGGCACGCTGGGCGGGACCAAGGTTTTGCTGCGCTTCCCGCTGCCGCATGTGGACGCCCCCGCAGCTGCGGGATCCACGCCAGGCGATGGTCAAGGCAGCATGCATCGATGACTGCCATGCCTGCGCGCGCGTTGTTGCTTGAAGATCTGCCCGATGTCGCCGCGTGGCTGGCTACGCTGCTGCGCGAGCGATTCCCGGGCGTGGACGTTGCGCATGCGGCGACATTGGGCGAGGGACTGCGCCTGCTGGATACCGGCTTCGTCGCCGACCTCGCCCTGGTCGACCTCGGCCTGCCCGACGGCAACGGCACCACGCTCATCCAGGCGCTGGCGCAACGCCAGCCCGGTTGCACCATCGTGGTCACCACCCTGTTCGGCGACGACGGCCACGTGTTCCCCGCCCTGCGCGCGGGTGCCCACGGTTACCTGCTGAAGGACCAGCCCGAGGAAAAACTTGCCGCGGCGCTGGACGGCATCCTGCGTGGTGAACCGCCGCTGTCGCCGTCGATCGCGCAGCGCCTCTTGCGGGTATTCAATGCGCCCCCCGAGCCGATGCATGCCGATGCCGAACAGCTGACCGCGCGCGAGCGTGAGGTCTTGGTGTTGGTCAGCAAGGGCTGCCGCCTGCCCGAGCTGGCCGAACGGCTGCAGATCAGCCGGCACACGGTGTCCGATCACCTGAAACACATTTACCGCAAGCTCAAGGTCAACAGCCGCGCAGAGGCCACCCTGGAAGCCGCACGCATGGGCCTGGTCTCGCCGGGCCGCTAGTCCACGCGGTCTATCCCGTTCGTCCCAAGCGAAAGGCCATCCCCCATTTGCGGGATGGCCTTCCCTTTAACGAAGCCGTAACGTGTCAGGCAGCGGGAGTAGGTACCAGGTTCCGCTGTAGAACTCGCTAAGTAACAGCACGTCTTTGCAGCACATGGGCCACGGATGGCCCTTTTTGCCGGACATCCGGCATGTCCGGCATCCAGCGGTTCAAGGTGTTCGCCACCGCCACCGGCTCATTGACGCGGAACGGTCACGTATCCCTTGCCCGCGTAGTAATCCTGCTCCAGCGACGACAGCGCACGCGCGCCGGGACCACTGCCCTGCAGGAACACGCCTCCCGACGACGAGGATGACCGCGCGGCGGTCCGCTTCTCCCGCTGCGCGGGTGGACAGCCACCGTTCCGCCGGGCGCAGTAGTCGGTGCGGGCTTCCCACGTGATCTGCTGGTGGATCGAGGCATTGATCGCCGGATCCGTTGCAGCGTCGATCATTTCCGCGCGGCCGATTTTCCCCCTGGGCCCGCGGGCGTAGAACATCTCGAAGGCGAAGTGGCTTTCCTCGAGATACAGGATTTCGATGATGTTCCCGGTCAGCCGCTGCAGTTGGGTGCGCCGATGTCCCGGGCGATCGGGGTGGACTTCCCGCAGGTAGGTCACGCGGAACGGGTTGCCGAATGCGAGCGGACCGCTGGTGAGCCGCTCCATGACGTGTTCGACATCGCCGAACACCGGGCCGGGCTGGCTGAACGTGACCGGGTCGCTGCCCTGCGGGCGCGGGCGCATTACCGTCATCCGGCAGGAGTATCCCTGCTCGCCTTTTTGGTCGACCTGGATCGGAAACGCACGGAAGAACGTCCAGCGATCGCCGATGCGCCGCGAGTAGGTATGCAGGTAGGCCTGATACGCCTGGGCCGTGGCGAGCCGGTGGAGATCGCCACCCGCCGCAGATGCCAGACAGATGTTCATGCTGCGGATCGCAAGCGATTCCGTGTTTTCGGCGGGCTGCGCCGATGTCGTGTCGGTCATTGCCAGCGTCATCAGCGCGAGCAGGCATCGCCCACCACCGGCACCCATCAGTCCTGCTCCCGCGCCAGTCCGGTCAGACGCAGCGCCTGCGGCACATGCTTCTCCACCCAACTTTTCTGGCCCGGATGCGCCGTGCAGAAGACATGCAACAGGTCGTCTCCATCGCTCACCAGGAGGTGGCGTGCCACGACGTCGCGCTCGACCCCCAGCGCTTCCAGCAGCTTGCCCCGCTGGTCGAACATGATCGCCTGCACCGGCGTGCCGGCCATGCCTGCCGGACCCGGCAACTCGACCATGCGGACATTGGCCAGCGGAGCCGATGGCTCGCGCACCTTCTGGACCAACGCATCCCGGCGCTCGCCGAGAACCCGCGGTGCCAGCACCGGCGCACCCTCGCCCAGATCGTCGAAGACCCTGCCGATCACGCTGCTACCGCAACTGATGTGCGGCTGCCCCGGATAGCGATACATCCTGGTCCGGCCATCGCCATAAGGCTCCGTCATGGTGGACGGATAGACGATCTGCCAACGCCCCTTCGGATCGGTGAAAACCGCGTCTTTCCAGACATTGCTGCCCTTCTGGGTGATCACCTGCCCCCACTGCGCCTGCGGCGGCACCGGCCACAACGCCTCGCCCGTGCGCTTGGCGCCACTCAGTTCGCGCTTGGCCGGCCCGCTCTCGTCGATCTGGTCCTGCCCAGCGACCGTCGCGCTGAAGCTCAGCAGCAACCCGGCGAGCGCCATGCGCCCGACCCATTCGATCATCGCCATCGCAAGCCCCTCCGAATCCGATCGCCCGATGCTGATCGGGCATCGCCGGCACTTCCATCCCGTGGATGAGGGATGGCGGGCGAGCGGTCTCATGCTCGACGCTGCGCATGGCCCTTGCCAGGAAACATCGATGCGCCAGTTCGCCCTGCCTGCGATCTTGCTGCTGGTACTCGCCAGCCCGGCACTGCTGGCCGCAAGCAAAGCCGGGAAAGCAAGGCCCGACGGCAGTCGCGACGTCGGTGTCCGCGATGGCGTGGCGCTGGTGGCGGCCGCGGGCGATGCGCCTCGGCAAATGCCCTGGCAGGAGGCCATCGCATGGTGCGACGAAGCGACCCTGCACGGCCGCGACGACTGGCGCCTGCCGGATGCCAGCGAGCTTGCATTGCTTCATCGACATCGCGCGGCAATCGGCGGATTCGCCGATCCCGACAAGGACGCCGCCGACCCCATGGGCTACCTGAGCATCGTGCAATCGGGCGGCAAGATCCGCTATCGGTACTGGTCATCGACGCGGACCGACGACGATGCGACCGGCATCGATTTCGAGACCGGAACGCCCGTGCAAGTCGTCGTTGCAGAGCGGGCCCCGGTTGCCTTCGGCATGCGCATCCGCTGCGTACGCGCTTCCGAATGACCCCGATCGGCCCATTCGCAGGCTTGTCGATGCTGGCCGTGACGATTCCGATGTGGCTCATCGGCATCGGACTGGTGGCGATGCTGTTGCCCCAGGCCATCATCCGGCGCATGGCCGGTAGCCGTGATCCTGTTGCGATGGGCATGCTGCCGTTTGCAACGGGGCTCACCTTGCTGGGCGTGTTGCTGGCGTGGGTGCATGCGTTCGACGGCGCGCGTGCGCTGCAGGCGCGCGATTGGCAGCGGTTGCCTGCAAAGATCGTCCGCAGCGACCTGCGTGAAGTGATGCAACCGCGTTCCACCAAGCCGGCCTGGCGTCCGGATCTGGCATACGAGTATCGCTTCAGCGGACATCTGCATCGCGGTCATCGCATCGCCTTCCGTTCCCTGTCCAGCAGCGACCGGGAAGGCTCCCGGGCATGGCTGCAAACGCAGTACCCGCTGGGCAGCGAACACGACATCCACGTGAATCCGGCGTCGCCGCAGGAGTCCGTCATCGAACGCGGTGGTTCACCGTGGACCTGGATGACGTTCGCCGCCGGGCTGGCATTGGCCGCAGCCGGCCTTCATCTGTTCCGCGTTGCGGCGCGCGATCTGCGCAAATCCACGACAGCACGCAGGCAATCCAGGCCATGAAGCGCCCGCTGTGCTGGTTGCTGGCCGCATCCGCCGCGCTGCCCGGAGCGGTACGCGCCGACGATTCGGGCGTGATCTCAGAGCGATGCCGCGCCGCGGGCGCACGCTACGCGCTGCAGTCCGACCCCGCTTTCCGGATCGACCTGGAGGTCGCCACGCGACCGGATACCGCATCGGACCTGCAATTGCGCCTGCATACGCCGCGCGCACAACATCTCTTCGCGTTCACCGTATCCAACGGCTACGCCACCACCCGCCTGTTGCCGTTCGCGGGCGATGCCGCTACCGGCATGGACACGCCACTGCCCGCCTTCCATGCGTTCGCCAGCGACATGACCATGCAGGTGGATCCGCCACAGGCGCACACCCAGGCACCCGTATGGTTGTTCGTTCCGGAACTCGGCAGCATGCTCTGGTACGGGCTGCCGGAACATGCGGACACCGCGCTGCCGGAACGCGAAGCGATGCCGACCGGCCTGTTCAAACGCGTAGCCTGCACACCCTGAAGGCATGCAAGCCCGAGCCGATCAGATGGCCGCCACCGCCTGCTCATGCACGCCCGCCACCGCGCGACCGGACGGATCCGCCATCGTGGCGAAGCTCGCATCCCAGGCGATCGCCGCCGGCGATGAACACGCGATCGACTTTCCGCCCGGCACGGTTTCCGCCGCCGCCGGCGTCGGATAGAAACGCTCGAACACGCTGCGGTAGAAATAGGCTTCCTTGGTCTGCGGCGGGTTGAACGGGAAGCGCTTGTCTGCGGCGGCGAGTTCGCGGTCGCTGACCTGCGCCTCGGCATGCGCCTTCAGCCCGTCGATCCAGCCATAGCCGACGCCGTCGCTGAATTGCTCCTTCTGCCGCCACAGGATCGATTCGGGCAGCTGGCCGTCGAAAGCCTGGCGCAGGATGCCCTTCTCCATCCGCTGCGCGTCGCTGCGAGTCTTGTCCACCATCTTCCACTTGGCGTCGATGCGCATCGCCACGTCCAGGAATTCGCGGTCCAGGAACGGCACGCGCGGCTCCACGCCCCAGGCCATCATCGACTTGTTGGCGCGCAGGCAGTCGTAGTTATGGAGGGCGTCGAGCTTGCGGATCAGTTCCTCGTGGAACTCGCGTGCGTTCGGCGCCTTGTGGAAGTACAGGTAGCCGCCGAAGATCTCGTCGCTGCCCTCGCCGGACAGCACCATCTTTACCCCCATCGCCTTGATCCGCCGCGCAAGCAGGAACATCGGCGTGGACGCGCGGATGGTGGTGACGTCGTAGGTTTCGACGTGGCGGATTACTTCCGGCAGCGCGTCCAGGCCTTCCTCGAAGGTGTACTCGAACCCGTGGTGCACGGTGCCCAGTGCCGCTGCCGCGATCTCCGCTGCGGCGAGATCCGGCGAACCCTTCAGGCCGATCGCGAAACTGTGCAGGCGCGGCCACCAGGCCTCGGTCTTGTCGCCGTCCTCGATGCGATGGCGCGCATAGCGCGCGGCGACGGCCGCGACCAGCGACGAATCCAAGCCACCGGAGAGCAGCACGCCATACGGGACGTCGGTCATCAGCTGGCGATGCACCGCGGCCTCGAAGGCTTCGCGCAATTCCTGCAGCGACACATTAACGCCATCCACCGCGTCGTAGTCGCGCCACGGGCGCTCGTAATACTTCGTCAGTTCGCCGGTCGCGGTGTCGTACCAGTGGCCGGGCGGGAACTGCGCGACATCGGCGCACTCATCCACCAGCGATTTCATTTCCGAGGCCACCCGCAGGCGACCTTCCTTGTCGTGCCCCCAGTACAGCGGGCACACGCCCAACGGGTCGCGGGCAATGAGCGCGCGCCCCTTCGCCGCATCCCACAACGCGAAGGCGAAGATGCCATTGAGCCGATTGAGGAAGCTGGCCGGTTCGTCCTCCAGGTACAGCGCGTTGATCACCTCGCAGTCCGACTCGGTCTGGAAGGCATAGTCGCGGGTCAGTTCACCCTTGAGCTGGGTGTGGTTGTAGATCTCGCCGTTGACCGCCAACGCCAACTGCTTGTCCGCGGACAGCAACGGCTGCGAACCGCCGGCCGGATCGACGATGGCCAGGCGCTCGTGCACCAGGATCGCGCCCTCGCCCAGGTACACGCCGCTCCAGTCCGGGCCGCGATGGCGCTGCCGCTGCGAGCAATCCAGCGACTGTCGTCGCAGGGCCTGGATGTCGTCGCCGGGCTGGAGCCCGAAGATGCCGAAGATCGAGCACATGGGTGGTTCCTCAGGATTCTCGAAAACAAAAAAAACCCGCACTTCGCAGTACGGGCTCAGGGGGTTGTGCGTGTGTCGCGCGCTAGCCGCCGGCCCGTCCGGGTCGATTATTCAGGCGATTGTCGTTGGCGCGCAGCGAGGTCATGGGCCGATCCTGCACCACCGCCCGGCCGCTGACAAGCGACGTTTTCGCCTGTAACGAATACGATCCGCGATCAGACCACCACCGCGGGGAACCCGATGTCCAGATGGCTCAGGCGTGGCGCACTCGCCCTGTTGGTGTTGCTCGCGACGCTCGCCCTGCTCGCCACCTGGCTGCTGCGCGGCAGCCTGCCCACGCTCGAAGGCACGCTTGCCTTGCCGGGATTGTCGGCGCCGGTATCGGTAACGCGCGACGCCAACGGCACCGTCACCATCGATGCCGCCAACGAACACGACGCCCTGCGCGCGCTCGGCTACGTGCACGCGCAGGAGCGCTACTTCGAGATGGACCTGCTGCGCCGCAACGCTGCCGGCGAGCTGGCCGCACTGTTCGGCGAGATCGCGGTGGAGAACGACAAGCGCCATCGCCTGCATCGCATGCGCGCGCGGGTCAGCCGCGACATGGATGCCATCGCCGGACCGAAACGCAGTCAGTTGCAGGCCTACACCGATGGCGTCAACGCCGGTCTGGCCGCGCTGCGCGTGCGGCCGTGGGCCTATCTGCTGCTGCGAAAACAGCCGGCTCCTTGGCGCGTCGAGGACTCGCCGCTGGTCGGCCATGCGATGTACTTCGACCTGCAGGGCGGCGACAACGCGCGCGAACTGGCACTGTGGCGGATGCGTCCGCACTTGCCACCGGCCCTCTTCGACTTGCTGGCGCACGACGGCAGCCGCTGGGATGCGCCACTGCAAGGCGAGACGCGCGGCAATGCGGTGTTGCCCGCGCCGGACGTGCTCGACCTGCGCACATTGCCGGCAAGCGCTGCATCGCCCGCAGTTCCCGAATCACCCGGCACGCCGGGCAGCAACAATTTCGCGGTGTCCGGCGCACTGACTGCGGACGGCCGTGCGATCCTGGCCGACGACATGCATCTGGGCCTGCGCGCGCCGAACATCTGGTTCCGTGCGCGCTTGCGCTACCCGGACGCCGCCGCAGCGGGCGGACGTGTCGATGTGCAGGGCGTCACCCTGCCCGGACTGCCGGCGGTGGTGGTCGGCAGCAACGGCCACATCGCGTGGGGATTCACCAACAGCTACGGCGACTACCAGGACTGGAAACTCCAGACCCCTTGCGCTGCGCAGGCATCGGCAACGGGTTGCGCA of the Thermomonas carbonis genome contains:
- a CDS encoding response regulator — encoded protein: MTAMPARALLLEDLPDVAAWLATLLRERFPGVDVAHAATLGEGLRLLDTGFVADLALVDLGLPDGNGTTLIQALAQRQPGCTIVVTTLFGDDGHVFPALRAGAHGYLLKDQPEEKLAAALDGILRGEPPLSPSIAQRLLRVFNAPPEPMHADAEQLTAREREVLVLVSKGCRLPELAERLQISRHTVSDHLKHIYRKLKVNSRAEATLEAARMGLVSPGR
- the asnB gene encoding asparagine synthase B — encoded protein: MCSIFGIFGLQPGDDIQALRRQSLDCSQRQRHRGPDWSGVYLGEGAILVHERLAIVDPAGGSQPLLSADKQLALAVNGEIYNHTQLKGELTRDYAFQTESDCEVINALYLEDEPASFLNRLNGIFAFALWDAAKGRALIARDPLGVCPLYWGHDKEGRLRVASEMKSLVDECADVAQFPPGHWYDTATGELTKYYERPWRDYDAVDGVNVSLQELREAFEAAVHRQLMTDVPYGVLLSGGLDSSLVAAVAARYARHRIEDGDKTEAWWPRLHSFAIGLKGSPDLAAAEIAAAALGTVHHGFEYTFEEGLDALPEVIRHVETYDVTTIRASTPMFLLARRIKAMGVKMVLSGEGSDEIFGGYLYFHKAPNAREFHEELIRKLDALHNYDCLRANKSMMAWGVEPRVPFLDREFLDVAMRIDAKWKMVDKTRSDAQRMEKGILRQAFDGQLPESILWRQKEQFSDGVGYGWIDGLKAHAEAQVSDRELAAADKRFPFNPPQTKEAYFYRSVFERFYPTPAAAETVPGGKSIACSSPAAIAWDASFATMADPSGRAVAGVHEQAVAAI
- a CDS encoding sulfite exporter TauE/SafE family protein → MPVDLMVLGAALLTGLLGGAHCAAMCGGIATGLSVGSRGWWAALQPNLGRVTGYVLAGAIVGGIGGGLLGIARVPTLGLAMRAAVGIVLVLAGLRLLDQRGRLPRFAGGPGARLWSCLRPLQRRLLPADTAGKRVLAGMLWGWMPCGLSTTLLAAAWLQASATHGALTMAAFGLGTLPVMVPLTWAGARFGQRLQRGPWRTGAGLLVIASGLLTIAAPWLMQLPVMHGVLEALGCRSLST
- a CDS encoding DUF1566 domain-containing protein, producing MRQFALPAILLLVLASPALLAASKAGKARPDGSRDVGVRDGVALVAAAGDAPRQMPWQEAIAWCDEATLHGRDDWRLPDASELALLHRHRAAIGGFADPDKDAADPMGYLSIVQSGGKIRYRYWSSTRTDDDATGIDFETGTPVQVVVAERAPVAFGMRIRCVRASE
- a CDS encoding sensor histidine kinase; this encodes MSGWRRLLGREAPTTESASGGPALAELQKELAIAHAIDAERRRIYDDLHDDIGSRLLTLLHRVHEPAQQQLVREILQDLRAILARDRGIEGTLLEVLAQLREETEQRLLSRDIELDWRQADDLPDPPLHRAQGMHLFRIGRESVTNAMRHAPVARMRVVVGRVGNDLFFEVTDDGHFDPARIGEGRGTRSMQSRAGELQGNISWQAGTLGGTKVLLRFPLPHVDAPAAAGSTPGDGQGSMHR
- a CDS encoding DUF3592 domain-containing protein — protein: MTPIGPFAGLSMLAVTIPMWLIGIGLVAMLLPQAIIRRMAGSRDPVAMGMLPFATGLTLLGVLLAWVHAFDGARALQARDWQRLPAKIVRSDLREVMQPRSTKPAWRPDLAYEYRFSGHLHRGHRIAFRSLSSSDREGSRAWLQTQYPLGSEHDIHVNPASPQESVIERGGSPWTWMTFAAGLALAAAGLHLFRVAARDLRKSTTARRQSRP